The Muntiacus reevesi chromosome 10, mMunRee1.1, whole genome shotgun sequence genome has a segment encoding these proteins:
- the GAS1 gene encoding growth arrest-specific protein 1, with amino-acid sequence MVTGLLGGGGGARRGTVPGAWLCLMALLQLLGSAPRGSGLAHGRRLICWQALLQCQGEPECSYAYNQYAEACAPVLAQRGGSDVPGAAAAAAAFPASAASFSSRWRCPSHCISALIQLNHTRRGPALEDCDCAQDENCKSTKRAIEPCLPRTSGGGAGGPGAGAGGVLGCTEARRRCDRDSRCNLALSRYLTYCGKLFNGLRCTDECRTVIEDMLAMPKAALLNDCVCDGLERPICESVKENMARLCFGAELGNGPGSSGSDGGLDDYYDEEYDDEQRPGGTGGDQPLDDDDGVPHPPRPGGGAAAAGGRGDLPYGPGRRSSGGGCPSAPRSAWTLLASILLLPLLF; translated from the coding sequence ATGGTCACAGGGCTgctgggcggcggcggcggggcccgCAGGGGAACCGTGCCGGGCGCCTGGCTGTGCCTGATggcgctgctgcagctgctgggctCGGCGCCGCGGGGCTCGGGGCTGGCGCACGGCCGCCGCCTCATCTGCTGGCAGGCGCTGCTGCAGTGCCAGGGGGAGCCGGAGTGCAGCTACGCCTACAACCAGTACGCCGAGGCGTGCGCGCCGGTGCTGGCGCAGCGCGGCGGGAGCGACGTGCCGGGGGCCGCCGCCGCAGCTGCCGCCTTCCCGGCCTCGGCCGCCTCCTTCTCTTCGCGCTGGCGCTGCCCGAGCCACTGCATCTCGGCCCTCATTCAGCTCAACCACACGCGTCGCGGGCCCGCCTTGGAGGACTGTGACTGTGCGCAGGACGAGAACTGCAAGTCCACCAAGCGCGCCATTGAGCCGTGCCTGCCCCGGACGAGCGGCGGCGGCGCAGGCGGCCCCGGCGCGGGCGCGGGCGGGGTCTTGGGCTGCACCGAGGCCCGGAGGCGCTGTGACCGCGACAGCCGCTGCAACCTGGCGCTCAGCCGCTACCTGACCTACTGCGGCAAGCTCTTCAACGGGCTGCGCTGCACCGACGAGTGCCGCACGGTCATAGAGGACATGCTGGCCATGCCCAAGGCGGCACTGCTGAACGACTGCGTGTGCGACGGCCTGGAACGGCCCATCTGCGAGTCGGTCAAGGAGAACATGGCCCGCCTGTGCTTCGGCGCCGAACTGGGCAATGGCCCGGGCAGCAGCGGCTCGGACGGGGGCCTGGACGACTACTACGACGAGGAGTACGACGACGAGCAGCGCCCCGGGGGCACGGGCGGCGATCAGCCGCTGGACGACGATGACGGGGTCCCGCACCCGCCGCGCCCGGGCGGCGGCGCTGCTGCGGCAGGCGGCCGCGGGGACTTGCCCTACGGGCCCGGGCGCAGGAGCAGCGGCGGCGGCTGCCCCTCGGCACCCCGAAGCGCCTGGACCCTGCTCGCCTCCATCTTGCTGCTCCCGCTGCTCTTTTAG